The following proteins are co-located in the Paenibacillus sp. FSL H8-0079 genome:
- a CDS encoding amidase family protein, with the protein MTYHGSVLKKSGALLLAGAVVATTWGGTVPSASAATATPTSKTTVAAVSKGKAPATPAAFVQAMEEAATLAGVPFTMDKLSGTTVQRKDAAVALQQWLELDSTSESFKDVPDKATFAGAVGALNTAGLMKGYTESLFLPNAVLTENDLSILKDRIYNYIKPFVLEEATIMDLQAAMTQGKLTSKELVQKYLDRIEKYDDQGVSINAVLTLNPDALKIAEQLDEERAAQGARGPLHGVPILVKDNFDTNDMPTTAGCICLKDSVPAHDAEQVKKLKAAGAIILGKTNLHEFAFGITTSSSLGGQTLNPYALDHYPGGSSGGTGAAIASNFAAAGMGTDTGGSIRIPSSFNSLVGIRPTIGLSSREGIIPLALTQDVGGPMARTVSDAAIMLDATAGYDKKDVATAYAVGKIPSSYTDFLDVNGLKGARIGVATELIPSTKAEEKAVADVINTAVEELKTLGATAVPISIPNLTEINKYPSLSGYEFKFQLNDYLDSLGADAPYHSLSEIIASGEFDKSQEQSMKTRDARQTLETTEYKDIVLKRTQVTRESLLKVMADNNLDAIIYPTSTQAAGVIGEGQNSGGNNRLSPFSGFPAITVPAGFTTDGLPVGMEFLGRAFDEGTLIKLAYSYEQGTHHRQAPKLTP; encoded by the coding sequence ATGACTTATCATGGATCTGTATTGAAAAAAAGTGGGGCTTTGTTATTGGCGGGAGCTGTTGTTGCCACAACATGGGGAGGAACGGTGCCTTCGGCATCAGCTGCAACGGCAACGCCTACGAGTAAAACAACAGTTGCTGCGGTATCCAAAGGCAAAGCGCCTGCTACTCCGGCAGCATTTGTTCAGGCTATGGAAGAAGCGGCTACACTTGCAGGTGTTCCTTTCACCATGGACAAGCTGTCTGGCACAACCGTTCAACGTAAAGATGCTGCGGTCGCCTTGCAACAATGGCTCGAACTTGATTCGACTTCCGAATCATTCAAGGATGTCCCGGATAAAGCCACTTTCGCAGGTGCTGTTGGTGCATTGAACACTGCGGGGTTGATGAAAGGTTATACGGAATCCCTCTTCCTTCCAAACGCTGTACTTACGGAGAATGACCTCTCCATATTGAAAGATCGCATTTATAACTACATAAAACCGTTTGTGCTGGAGGAAGCAACCATCATGGATCTCCAAGCCGCAATGACGCAAGGAAAACTGACATCAAAAGAGCTAGTTCAGAAATATCTGGACCGCATTGAAAAATACGATGATCAAGGTGTAAGCATCAATGCCGTATTAACTCTGAACCCGGATGCACTCAAAATTGCGGAGCAACTGGATGAGGAACGTGCAGCTCAAGGTGCTCGCGGGCCTCTGCATGGCGTTCCGATTCTGGTCAAAGATAACTTCGATACCAATGACATGCCTACAACCGCAGGCTGTATCTGTCTGAAAGACTCCGTCCCTGCTCACGATGCTGAACAAGTGAAGAAACTCAAAGCAGCTGGCGCCATTATTTTGGGCAAAACGAACCTGCATGAATTCGCATTTGGCATCACGACATCCAGCTCATTGGGTGGACAAACACTGAATCCTTATGCTCTGGACCACTATCCAGGTGGCTCAAGTGGTGGAACAGGTGCTGCCATTGCATCTAACTTTGCAGCAGCCGGCATGGGTACAGACACTGGTGGTTCGATCCGAATCCCATCCAGCTTCAACAGCCTTGTAGGTATCCGTCCAACCATCGGACTGTCCAGCCGTGAAGGCATTATCCCATTGGCTTTGACACAGGATGTAGGTGGACCAATGGCTCGTACAGTTAGTGACGCTGCAATCATGTTGGATGCTACAGCCGGCTATGATAAAAAGGATGTAGCTACAGCTTACGCGGTTGGAAAAATCCCTTCCAGCTATACAGACTTCTTAGATGTAAACGGACTGAAAGGTGCACGCATCGGTGTGGCCACAGAACTCATCCCAAGTACCAAAGCTGAAGAAAAAGCCGTTGCTGACGTGATCAACACCGCTGTGGAAGAACTGAAGACACTGGGCGCTACCGCAGTTCCCATTTCCATCCCGAACTTGACTGAGATCAATAAATATCCAAGTCTCAGCGGATATGAATTCAAGTTCCAGTTGAATGACTATCTGGACTCATTGGGTGCAGACGCTCCATATCACAGTCTGTCCGAGATCATCGCTTCCGGAGAGTTCGACAAATCTCAGGAGCAATCCATGAAGACTCGGGATGCACGCCAAACGTTGGAGACTACCGAATACAAGGACATCGTCCTGAAACGCACCCAAGTTACACGTGAGTCCCTGCTGAAAGTTATGGCAGACAACAACCTGGATGCCATCATCTATCCTACGTCCACACAAGCCGCTGGTGTTATTGGCGAAGGACAAAACTCCGGTGGTAACAACCGATTGAGTCCTTTCTCCGGCTTCCCGGCGATCACTGTACCTGCCGGTTTCACAACCGATGGATTGCCAGTAGGTATGGAATTCCTGGGTCGTGCCTTTGATGAAGGAACCTTGATCAAGCTAGCTTATAGCTACGAACAAGGAACTCATCACCGCCAAGCTCCTAAGCTTACGCCGTAA
- a CDS encoding DUF1294 domain-containing protein, with the protein MQTGLILWFLFINVVGYLVMSDDKRRAQQRRDRTPERTLFLLAFIGGALGVWIAMYRKRHKTKHPSFTIGIPLLLFLNAVIYGYFIQ; encoded by the coding sequence ATGCAAACCGGACTTATATTGTGGTTTCTATTTATTAATGTAGTTGGTTATCTGGTGATGTCAGATGATAAGAGGCGTGCACAGCAACGTCGTGATCGTACACCTGAACGGACGTTATTCTTGCTTGCTTTTATTGGCGGTGCTTTGGGAGTCTGGATCGCGATGTATCGGAAAAGGCATAAAACCAAACATCCCAGCTTCACGATTGGCATTCCGTTGTTGTTGTTCTTGAATGCGGTAATATATGGTTACTTTATTCAATGA
- a CDS encoding type II toxin-antitoxin system HicB family antitoxin: MDKHIYPAVFEKGEVKGFTVTFPDLPGAITEGDDIEETLRMARECLELHLYGLEEDGEEIPLPSKPTSIVVSEDSFVSLIEVRMGPIRDEMMNKSITKNVTIPRWLEREAAKEKLNFSQVLQYALKERLGIKDK, from the coding sequence ATGGATAAGCATATTTATCCAGCAGTTTTTGAAAAAGGTGAAGTTAAGGGTTTCACAGTGACTTTTCCTGATCTGCCTGGAGCAATAACTGAGGGTGACGATATCGAGGAAACATTAAGAATGGCTCGTGAGTGTCTTGAGTTGCATCTTTATGGATTAGAAGAAGACGGAGAAGAAATTCCTCTACCTTCTAAACCAACTTCTATAGTAGTATCAGAAGATTCATTTGTATCATTAATTGAAGTTAGAATGGGACCAATAAGAGATGAAATGATGAATAAGTCTATAACCAAGAATGTAACAATACCACGATGGTTAGAGAGAGAGGCTGCAAAAGAAAAACTAAATTTCTCTCAAGTTTTGCAATATGCTTTAAAAGAAAGACTAGGTATAAAAGATAAATAA
- a CDS encoding stalk domain-containing protein: protein MKNLMTRIGLIAAMTGLLLSPTQTLAKNNEAIKVYLNGNQMNFRTAPVIEKGTTLVPFKVLFEALGMRVTWNQKLNEVVGEGNGQTIKLRIGLQFALVNGKDVSLDSAPKVVNGTTMIPLRFVSESTGSKVRWDKRAQSIYVTTLEDTSDSDQEKVYYNSLGYKYIGEISNNRPNGLGKQFAPDGELIYEGNFEDGLKSGKGTYYSKDVTYVGDFKNDKPNGIGTFTFSNGSSFVGESEDGKIGSYGTFILTDGSKYVGSFKDQIFDGEGTMYSPSGEIVGQGAFKNGKLVDDKSAEKNGDSVDSADSSLVVLNDLKSKFSVISINGTDIHFTYQHLNYGEAGDILISALINPADYSDYRNLVIKNGVEVQSELQKIAEELVSSAKRNGYKGSFMSASYQDRFQTFPSSYKPSEMSVNNDGSITVTHSIFTIYNGILTIK from the coding sequence TTGAAAAATTTAATGACGAGGATTGGGCTTATTGCGGCAATGACAGGATTACTCTTATCTCCAACCCAAACACTAGCCAAGAACAATGAGGCGATAAAGGTGTATCTTAATGGCAATCAAATGAATTTTCGAACTGCACCAGTGATTGAAAAAGGAACGACTCTAGTTCCATTTAAAGTACTATTCGAAGCCTTGGGAATGAGAGTTACGTGGAATCAGAAGCTAAATGAGGTTGTTGGCGAAGGAAATGGGCAGACCATTAAATTGAGAATAGGTTTACAATTCGCTTTAGTCAATGGTAAGGATGTTTCTCTTGATAGTGCTCCTAAAGTAGTCAATGGAACTACGATGATACCACTTCGATTCGTTAGCGAGAGTACTGGTAGCAAAGTGAGATGGGATAAAAGAGCGCAAAGTATTTATGTTACTACCTTAGAAGATACCTCAGATTCAGATCAGGAGAAGGTTTATTATAATAGCTTGGGGTATAAATACATTGGAGAAATATCAAACAACAGACCTAATGGCTTGGGTAAGCAATTTGCTCCAGATGGGGAATTGATTTACGAAGGGAACTTTGAGGACGGGTTAAAGAGCGGAAAAGGAACATATTACTCAAAAGATGTTACATATGTAGGTGATTTCAAGAACGATAAGCCAAATGGGATTGGTACATTTACATTTTCTAATGGTTCTTCATTTGTTGGTGAATCTGAAGATGGAAAAATAGGTAGTTACGGAACGTTTATCTTAACTGACGGAAGCAAGTATGTAGGCAGCTTTAAAGATCAAATATTTGATGGAGAAGGGACGATGTATTCTCCATCTGGTGAGATAGTGGGACAAGGTGCATTCAAGAACGGAAAACTTGTAGATGATAAAAGTGCTGAGAAGAATGGCGATTCTGTAGATAGTGCTGATAGTTCCTTGGTTGTTCTGAATGATTTAAAGTCGAAATTTTCTGTGATTTCTATTAATGGGACGGATATTCATTTCACATACCAGCATCTTAACTATGGCGAGGCGGGGGATATTTTGATTTCAGCTCTAATTAATCCTGCAGACTATAGTGATTATCGGAATCTTGTGATCAAAAATGGAGTGGAAGTACAAAGTGAGCTACAAAAAATAGCGGAAGAGCTAGTAAGTAGTGCAAAACGAAATGGTTACAAAGGTAGTTTTATGAGTGCTAGTTATCAAGATAGATTTCAAACGTTCCCTTCGAGCTATAAGCCTTCTGAAATGAGCGTGAATAATGATGGGAGTATTACGGTCACACATTCAATTTTCACTATTTATAACGGTATTCTGACAATTAAATGA
- a CDS encoding universal stress protein, giving the protein MLFSKILVAYDGSKASNKALDRAIELAKVSPDAVLDVIHAFDFPRVFIGEGLAPLPPSLNNDYYNLAVQTTDEAKERIQAAGVTANVDLIQGAAAEVLLDFAKENDSDIIIIGSRGLGGIREFVLGSVSHNVVQHAQVPVLIVK; this is encoded by the coding sequence ATGTTATTTTCCAAAATATTAGTAGCTTATGATGGTTCCAAAGCTTCAAATAAAGCACTCGATCGTGCGATTGAGCTAGCTAAAGTGTCCCCGGATGCTGTATTGGATGTTATTCATGCTTTTGATTTCCCGCGTGTATTCATTGGTGAGGGGTTGGCTCCACTGCCACCTTCACTTAATAATGACTATTACAATCTGGCGGTGCAGACAACGGATGAAGCGAAAGAGCGAATCCAGGCTGCTGGTGTAACGGCCAACGTGGACTTGATTCAAGGAGCGGCTGCGGAAGTGCTGCTTGATTTTGCCAAAGAAAATGATTCTGATATCATTATTATTGGTAGCCGCGGACTGGGCGGAATTCGGGAATTTGTCCTGGGTAGTGTCAGTCACAATGTGGTGCAGCATGCTCAGGTTCCAGTACTGATCGTAAAATAA
- a CDS encoding toll/interleukin-1 receptor domain-containing protein, with protein MSTDSSKDNIPSTLFISHASKDEKYVKELVSLLMPLHIPNIVCSSLHGYHIPNDVDIYDYLREQISGNGRVVFVLSDNYYQSVACLNEMGACWVLNKNYSTILTPNFAYSEIAGAVNPHQMAFKLNDQDRLCEFVETITEEFETKGLPTMAFAHLVKQTIKTINDIEYDEKVKIENAVGIIEGCRNNDGKLSIALRIINTTQNRLKVESILFDLMDNSKNTFKRKETVDLTLHKEENKIIHFELDYGESSYNFFDSPLLEKVELRTYFDVF; from the coding sequence ATGTCTACTGATAGTAGTAAAGATAATATTCCAAGTACCCTTTTTATTAGTCATGCTAGCAAGGATGAAAAATATGTAAAGGAGTTAGTTAGTTTACTTATGCCTTTGCATATTCCTAACATAGTATGCAGTAGTCTTCATGGTTATCATATACCAAATGATGTTGATATCTATGATTATCTAAGAGAACAAATAAGTGGAAATGGAAGAGTTGTATTTGTTCTATCTGATAATTATTACCAAAGTGTAGCTTGTTTAAATGAGATGGGGGCTTGTTGGGTATTAAACAAAAATTACTCAACAATTTTGACTCCGAATTTTGCTTATTCAGAAATTGCGGGAGCTGTTAACCCGCATCAAATGGCTTTTAAACTAAATGACCAAGATAGACTTTGTGAATTTGTTGAAACTATAACTGAAGAATTTGAGACAAAAGGTTTGCCAACGATGGCATTTGCACATTTAGTTAAGCAAACTATAAAAACAATAAATGATATTGAGTATGATGAAAAAGTGAAGATTGAGAACGCTGTGGGTATAATAGAGGGTTGTAGAAATAACGATGGGAAATTATCTATCGCTTTAAGAATAATAAACACCACACAGAATAGATTGAAGGTTGAATCAATTCTATTTGATCTTATGGATAACTCTAAAAACACTTTTAAGCGAAAAGAGACAGTAGACTTAACACTTCATAAAGAAGAGAATAAAATTATTCATTTTGAATTAGATTATGGTGAGAGTTCCTATAATTTTTTTGACTCTCCTCTACTTGAAAAAGTTGAATTAAGAACATATTTTGATGTTTTTTAA
- a CDS encoding ketoacyl-ACP synthase III: MNHQSKATITAMGTYVPDRILTNADLEKLVETSDEWIVQRTGMRERRIAAEDQFVSDLATKAVEDMIRRYQVSVEDVDMILVATSTPEYAFPSTASRVQANLKIPHTGVLDLNAACAGFTYGLQLADSLVTSGMYRKVLVIGAETLSKITDYTDRTTCVLFGDGAGAFLVERSAAAEGDFMAAISGTHGDGGVHLYKSGLSSEMNGVPLQGEGCLVQNGREIYKWAVRTIPEQLGKLIAKAELRPDQIDWFVPHSANMRMIEAVCERGPVPLERTLTSVEYRGNTSAASIPLALQIAVDEGKLKEGQSVALFGFGGGLTYAGLVLKWGVPDKIQE, translated from the coding sequence ATGAATCATCAATCAAAGGCAACCATCACGGCAATGGGGACGTATGTACCGGATCGAATATTAACGAATGCTGATCTGGAGAAGTTGGTCGAGACAAGTGACGAATGGATTGTGCAACGTACAGGTATGAGAGAACGGCGAATTGCAGCTGAAGATCAGTTTGTATCTGACCTGGCTACCAAGGCTGTGGAAGATATGATACGCCGTTACCAAGTAAGTGTAGAAGATGTGGATATGATCCTTGTGGCTACAAGTACACCTGAATATGCTTTCCCAAGTACGGCATCCAGGGTACAGGCTAACCTTAAGATCCCACACACTGGAGTGCTGGATTTGAATGCTGCATGTGCAGGTTTTACCTATGGGTTGCAGTTAGCCGACAGTCTAGTGACCAGTGGGATGTACCGTAAAGTGCTGGTTATTGGAGCAGAGACATTATCTAAAATTACGGATTACACAGACCGCACGACTTGTGTACTGTTTGGTGACGGGGCAGGAGCTTTCTTGGTGGAGAGATCAGCAGCTGCAGAAGGTGACTTTATGGCAGCCATATCAGGTACGCATGGAGATGGCGGTGTACATCTCTATAAGAGTGGTTTGTCTTCAGAGATGAATGGTGTGCCTTTACAGGGCGAAGGTTGTTTAGTTCAGAATGGCCGAGAGATCTATAAGTGGGCTGTACGAACGATTCCAGAGCAGTTGGGTAAACTTATAGCAAAAGCTGAATTGAGACCTGACCAGATTGACTGGTTTGTCCCACACAGTGCCAACATGAGAATGATTGAGGCTGTTTGCGAACGTGGACCGGTACCCTTGGAACGTACTTTAACCAGTGTCGAGTATCGTGGGAACACATCTGCCGCTTCCATTCCGCTGGCGCTGCAGATTGCAGTGGATGAAGGGAAGTTGAAAGAAGGACAGAGCGTGGCTCTCTTTGGATTTGGCGGTGGTCTGACGTACGCAGGTCTGGTGCTGAAATGGGGCGTGCCGGACAAGATTCAGGAATGA
- a CDS encoding NCS2 family permease — MDRFFKLKENGTNVRTEIVAGLTTFMTMAYILFVNTLFLGQAGAGMSDNAVFFATAVGAGLMTIIMGLFVNIPIALAPGMGLNAYFMTVVLSSNGAITWQAALGAVFLSGIVFIILTVTKIRQMLLVAVPQSIKMAITVGIGLFITIIGFKLANLVAVTVNVAPDADLSQPIPGSSFNLSLGNFITHHDALLALIGLLLIAILMVMRVKGALLIGIVATTLIGIPMGVTNLSGLSGASWLPNFSDLAVGQLDLKGAISLGLFEIIFIFTFVELFDTFGTMVGTATRMGIMKDKKKGEKTIGKAMLVDAVGVSAGAALGTSTITAYVESASGVEAGGRTGLTSVTTGLLFILALFIAPLALVVPSAATAPALIIVGVLMMSQVRSIEWDDFLQAFPAFLTIVLMPFTGGIANGISAGIVSYVILAVFSNLVTERKVKIHWLMWILAIIVICRYVFIGGE; from the coding sequence ATGGATCGTTTTTTTAAATTAAAAGAAAACGGAACAAACGTTAGAACGGAGATTGTTGCGGGTCTCACTACCTTTATGACAATGGCGTACATTCTTTTTGTGAATACGTTGTTCTTGGGTCAAGCCGGGGCGGGGATGTCAGATAATGCAGTATTCTTTGCAACAGCCGTCGGCGCTGGATTAATGACTATTATTATGGGATTGTTCGTGAATATTCCGATCGCGCTCGCACCAGGTATGGGATTGAATGCGTACTTCATGACTGTCGTTCTAAGCTCGAATGGAGCGATTACTTGGCAGGCTGCTCTCGGAGCGGTATTCCTTTCCGGTATTGTGTTCATTATTTTGACCGTGACGAAGATTCGGCAAATGCTGCTTGTTGCAGTTCCGCAATCGATCAAAATGGCCATTACGGTGGGTATCGGTCTCTTTATTACCATTATCGGTTTCAAACTTGCTAATCTCGTGGCTGTAACAGTTAATGTTGCACCAGACGCAGATCTGAGTCAGCCGATTCCGGGTAGCAGCTTTAATCTATCGTTGGGTAACTTTATAACGCACCACGATGCTTTGCTTGCACTGATTGGTTTGCTCCTTATTGCTATATTGATGGTTATGCGCGTCAAAGGCGCTCTGCTGATCGGGATCGTAGCAACAACACTGATTGGTATTCCAATGGGCGTTACAAATCTGAGTGGTCTTTCAGGCGCAAGCTGGTTGCCTAACTTCAGTGATCTGGCGGTTGGACAGCTGGATTTGAAAGGTGCTATCAGTCTGGGATTGTTTGAGATCATCTTCATCTTTACCTTCGTTGAATTGTTCGACACGTTCGGTACGATGGTAGGTACTGCAACACGTATGGGCATTATGAAGGATAAGAAAAAAGGCGAGAAAACGATCGGTAAAGCAATGCTCGTCGATGCAGTTGGTGTCAGCGCAGGTGCTGCACTGGGTACGAGTACAATTACAGCATACGTTGAAAGTGCTTCAGGTGTTGAGGCAGGTGGACGTACGGGACTGACTTCGGTGACGACGGGTTTGCTGTTCATTTTGGCCCTGTTTATCGCTCCGCTCGCTTTGGTTGTTCCATCCGCTGCGACTGCTCCAGCTTTGATCATCGTGGGTGTACTTATGATGAGTCAAGTGCGCAGCATCGAGTGGGATGATTTCCTGCAAGCTTTCCCTGCTTTCCTTACGATTGTATTGATGCCTTTCACAGGCGGAATCGCGAACGGAATCTCTGCTGGTATCGTATCTTATGTAATTCTGGCGGTGTTCAGTAACTTGGTGACAGAGCGCAAAGTGAAAATTCACTGGCTCATGTGGATCTTGGCGATCATCGTAATCTGCCGATACGTATTTATTGGCGGGGAGTAG
- a CDS encoding NADPH-dependent FMN reductase: protein MKKELNILAISGSLRNPSSNTLLMHAMIKLTTPNLKFEVYDGLNDLPHFNPDLDVEEGPVSVQNWRERLEHSDGVLICTPEYGNGVPGALKNALDWIVSSGDWLNKPTIVIAASPSPMGGDKAHASLLLTLNMINAHVLQDGCLTIPHITLKMNKEGVIIDSETHHALQNSLAILGEACNQMKF, encoded by the coding sequence ATGAAGAAAGAATTAAATATCCTTGCCATTTCCGGAAGTCTGCGCAATCCGTCCTCCAATACGCTATTAATGCACGCCATGATTAAACTGACTACTCCTAATCTTAAGTTTGAAGTATACGATGGATTAAATGATCTACCGCATTTTAACCCTGACCTCGATGTCGAAGAGGGCCCAGTGTCCGTGCAGAATTGGAGAGAGCGATTGGAGCATTCGGATGGAGTTCTTATCTGCACGCCAGAGTATGGAAATGGAGTTCCTGGAGCCTTAAAAAATGCATTAGATTGGATTGTATCTTCTGGAGATTGGCTCAATAAACCCACCATTGTGATCGCTGCTTCCCCAAGCCCCATGGGAGGTGACAAAGCTCATGCTTCCCTATTGCTGACACTAAATATGATTAATGCACACGTTCTACAGGATGGCTGCTTAACCATTCCTCATATTACATTGAAAATGAACAAAGAAGGAGTCATCATTGATTCGGAAACCCACCATGCATTGCAGAACTCCCTTGCAATCCTTGGGGAAGCTTGCAACCAAATGAAATTTTAA
- a CDS encoding type II toxin-antitoxin system HicA family toxin, translating to MKGGLFLSYSSRSVFKLIEADGWYLVRVRGSHHQFRHHSKPGLVTVPHPKRDLDPKTAKSILKQAGL from the coding sequence ATGAAGGGAGGATTATTTTTGAGCTACTCATCACGCAGCGTATTCAAATTAATTGAAGCGGATGGGTGGTACTTAGTTAGGGTCAGAGGCAGTCATCATCAGTTTAGACATCATTCGAAACCAGGACTTGTAACAGTGCCGCATCCGAAAAGGGATCTAGACCCTAAAACAGCAAAATCAATTCTCAAACAGGCGGGGCTTTAA
- a CDS encoding DNA topoisomerase III — translation MKTLVLAEKPSVAREIARVMGARDKHKSYMEGPKYIVTWALGHLVGLAEPEDYDKKYATWNLEDLPILPERTKLKVLKETNHQYKAVQQLMKRQDVGELVIATDAAREGELLARWIMQMAGWKKPFKRLWISSQTDKAIKDGFESLKPGSQFDRLYESARCRAEADWMIGLNVTRALTVRFNAQLSAGRVQTPTLGMIMDRENEINGFRSQEYETLTADLGDFQAVWRATGGDSRIFDPQETQELKKRVDGRKGTIAQVKKSEKVEPHPLAYDLTELQRDANRKYGFSAKQTSNVLQRLYEQHKLVTYPRTDSRYLTSDMTATLKERLDSVAIGPYASLARPLLRKNLNITKRIVDDSKVTDHHAIIPTEQTVLLNQLNPEERKLYDLIVRRFISLFYPAAKYDSVAITVQVGNDSFHVKGTTVKESGWREVYGGDYSDDDDDRTDDAADHERALLPDVQQGQSVTVQRCHIKSGRTMPPKRYTEAALLSQMEKHGLGTPATRADIIEKLVSSDTIDRQGNSMHPTGKGKQLIELAAPQLRSPDLTARWEAELERIARGQGKPGPFLDSIRSMAKELVSTVKGSKAEYKPHNVTNSHCPDCNARLLEKKGKRGKFLVCPTEDCGYRRSAEKRLSNRRCAQCHKKMEIKEGKAGLYVQCLPCGITETLDKDKQHVNKRDQQKLVKQYAKQESIGSNLGDLLKAAMEKKGE, via the coding sequence GTGAAGACATTGGTACTCGCAGAAAAACCATCTGTAGCACGCGAAATAGCCAGAGTCATGGGTGCGCGTGATAAACATAAAAGTTATATGGAAGGCCCGAAATATATCGTTACCTGGGCGCTTGGACATCTGGTTGGATTAGCTGAACCGGAGGATTACGACAAGAAGTATGCGACATGGAATCTGGAGGACCTACCCATTCTGCCAGAGCGTACGAAACTGAAGGTGCTTAAAGAGACCAACCATCAATATAAAGCAGTACAGCAGCTGATGAAACGTCAGGATGTGGGGGAGCTTGTCATTGCGACGGATGCGGCACGTGAGGGAGAATTGCTGGCCCGTTGGATCATGCAGATGGCGGGGTGGAAAAAACCTTTCAAACGCCTGTGGATATCATCCCAGACAGATAAGGCGATTAAAGACGGATTCGAATCGCTGAAGCCAGGAAGTCAGTTCGACCGTCTCTATGAATCTGCGCGTTGCCGGGCGGAAGCTGACTGGATGATCGGACTTAACGTGACCCGTGCATTAACCGTTCGTTTCAATGCGCAGTTGTCTGCTGGACGTGTACAAACCCCGACCTTGGGCATGATTATGGACAGGGAAAACGAAATTAACGGTTTCCGCTCGCAGGAGTATGAGACGTTAACGGCAGATTTGGGAGATTTTCAGGCTGTGTGGCGGGCAACTGGGGGAGATTCGCGAATCTTTGACCCTCAGGAAACGCAGGAATTGAAGAAACGGGTAGACGGCCGTAAGGGTACGATTGCCCAAGTGAAGAAAAGCGAGAAGGTTGAGCCGCATCCACTGGCATATGATCTGACGGAACTACAACGGGATGCCAACCGGAAGTATGGTTTCTCTGCAAAGCAAACATCAAATGTCCTGCAACGTCTGTATGAACAGCACAAGCTTGTGACGTATCCGCGTACGGACAGTCGATACCTCACTTCGGATATGACAGCTACGTTGAAAGAACGGCTGGATAGTGTAGCCATTGGACCTTATGCGTCTTTGGCACGTCCTTTGCTGCGCAAAAATCTGAATATCACCAAACGTATTGTGGATGACAGCAAAGTTACGGATCACCATGCGATTATTCCAACGGAGCAGACGGTACTTTTGAATCAATTGAATCCAGAGGAACGCAAACTGTACGATCTGATCGTACGTCGTTTTATCAGCCTATTCTATCCGGCAGCGAAGTACGATTCGGTTGCGATCACGGTTCAGGTGGGGAATGACTCCTTCCATGTTAAAGGTACAACGGTGAAAGAAAGTGGATGGCGTGAAGTATACGGCGGCGATTACAGCGATGATGACGATGACCGTACTGATGATGCAGCAGACCATGAGCGTGCGCTTTTGCCAGATGTGCAGCAAGGACAGTCCGTGACGGTTCAGCGTTGTCATATTAAAAGTGGACGAACGATGCCGCCCAAACGGTATACCGAAGCTGCTTTGCTTTCCCAGATGGAAAAGCATGGACTGGGCACTCCGGCTACACGTGCGGATATTATCGAGAAACTGGTCAGTTCCGATACAATAGATCGTCAAGGCAACAGCATGCATCCAACCGGTAAAGGAAAGCAGTTGATTGAACTGGCTGCCCCGCAGCTTCGTTCACCGGATCTGACCGCCCGCTGGGAAGCTGAACTGGAGCGGATTGCCCGTGGGCAAGGGAAACCGGGACCATTCCTGGATAGTATCCGTTCCATGGCGAAAGAGCTGGTGTCTACGGTAAAAGGCAGCAAAGCAGAGTACAAGCCGCATAATGTGACCAATAGCCATTGCCCGGACTGTAATGCACGACTGCTGGAGAAGAAGGGCAAGCGCGGCAAGTTTCTCGTATGTCCTACTGAGGACTGCGGGTATCGTCGTTCGGCAGAGAAAAGATTGTCCAATCGTCGTTGTGCGCAGTGTCACAAAAAGATGGAAATCAAAGAAGGCAAGGCGGGGTTATACGTGCAATGTCTGCCTTGTGGTATTACAGAAACATTGGATAAGGACAAACAGCATGTGAACAAACGCGATCAGCAAAAACTGGTGAAACAGTATGCGAAGCAAGAGTCGATTGGCTCCAATCTGGGCGATCTGCTGAAGGCGGCTATGGAGAAAAAAGGGGAGTAA